A region of the Pseudarthrobacter sp. MM222 genome:
CCGCTTCGACGGCAAGACCGTCAGCGAGATTGTCCGCAGCCGCCTGGCGTAACCGCTGCGACGGGCCCCGGTAGTAATCGCCGCCAACGGGGACATCAGGCAATTCAGCACTGAAGTCCGGTAGCCTCCGGTCTTGCGCCGGATGCCACCGGACTCCTGTGGTTACTCCGCGGGCGGTTCGGGGCCGCCCGCGGAATCTTTCACGCTCCCATGGGGGCTATTTATTGACCGTGAGCGTAGGCCCGGCGGCGCCTCCCACGGTGGACTCGATCCAGAGCGTGCCCGGGTTGCTGGTGCCGGCCGCGGCGTTCCTCAGCCTCAGGGACCAGACCCCACCGATGGCCGGCGGCGCCGCTGCGGTGACGGCTACCTGACCCAACACGCGGCCGCCAGGGCCGCCTGCACGGACGCTGACGATGCTGCCGACGACTGTGCCGGTGCCTTCCACCCGAAGGTCGCCCGTCTTCCATTGGGCAAGGGCGATAGTGACCTTGTCCGGAGCCGGCGACACCTTGACCTCATCGCTGCGCACGGTTGTGCCTGCAGTGACGGTCAGCCTGAACATGAGCGGCTTGTTGGTCATGGGGTAGTTGTAGAGCGGCAGGACAAACGTCGGCGTCAGGGTGGTTCCTCCGGTCAGCGTGACCTTGTCCGGATCGGTGGGGCCGGCCAGGACCTGCTCCCACGTGTAGGTAGCGCCGGCCACGGTGGATTTGCTGCCGTCCAGGGTGACCGTTGTTGCGGTGGTGCGCCGTGCGACGGTCTGGTCGGTTCCAGCGTTCGCTACCACGGCGCCCTGGATGGTTACCGTCTCGCTCTTGGCCGAGTCGAGACCGGTGCCGTACTTATTGGTTGCATTGACGGTGAAGTAGTACGCACCGTCAACGGTGAGGCCGTCGTAAGAGAGGTTGGTGACGTCGCCGGCCACCGTCTTCGGCGCGCCGAAAGCTGCGCCGTCGGCGCTGTAGGCCTGGACTGTGTAGCCGGTGATGCTCAGTTCCGGCGATCCGGGGTCCGGGGCGGTCCAGGACAGGGATGCCGTGGCCAGGCCTGCGGTCGGTACGCCGGAGAAGGCCGGGGCCGACGGGACGGGGTCATCGGTGATCGTGAACGTGGCCGTTGTGCTCTCGGAGACGTTTCCGGAGGGATCGATGGCGGCGAAGGTCAGCGTTGTGGTTGTGGCGACGTCCAGCGGCGCTGTGTAGCGCGTGGCGGCGTCGGTGGTTCCGCCCGCAATGAACGGGTCTGTTCCGTCGGTGGTGTAGTAGATGTCACTGCCCGCCTCGTTGGCCGTCAGCGTGACTTTTTGCGCCTTGGAAAAAGTGCCCCCGTTGGAGGATGCCGTCACGGTCGGGGGTGTCATATCCGTCTGCGGGATGGCGTGAATGGCGGGGAAGGTTGGGCCGGTGCTGCTTTCGGCCACGACGTAAACGTCGTAGCTTTCATTGGCGTCCAGGCCCGTGATGGTGGTGCCCGCGGCCGACTGGCCGGTGATCCGCTTGCCGATTTCCATCTGCTCGTTGCTGTGAACGGTCTGGGCTACCGCGGTGGCGCGGTAGCCGGTGATGGCGGGCGTGCCCGGCACGGCCTTGGCCGGCGTCCACGTCAGTTTCAGTCCGCCGGGTACCTTGGCCGCCAGCACGTCGGTGGGACCTGCAGGTCCTGACTGCAGCGGTCCGTTGGGGCAGCCACCCATGCCGGGGCCGCCGGCTTCGCCGAACTCGGCGATGGTCAGGCCCTGGCGGTTGGCGTCCGAGTCCTCCGCTTCCCAGGACATGGCGCGTTCACCGCCGGCACTATCTGCGATCTCGGCAGCCGCGGCATTGTCAAAGACATACGTCGCGGTGAAGGTCTCGGAGCCGTCGGTGTCGAATTCCAGGCTCGACTGGTAGCCGCCCCTGGGTGCCGGGGTCAGGGGTCCCGGAAGAGCCCGGACGTCCCGCCGCCCGACAGCAGTATCCTTCAGGGCTGGCTCGATGATGCGCTGTTCCAGCTGTGCCCGGTTGACGCCGCTGCCAATGTGCCCCTTGACCGTCAAGGTGTTGCCGTTCCGGACGGAGTCCCCGGTGACGTACAGGTCCTGCACTTTGGTTTCGCCACCATCCGTGGCGCCGAACTTGATGGAGACGGTGTCGCCCGGCCGGATATCGGGGGTGACATTCAGCCCCGTTCCCGCACCCCAGCAGTAGCCGCCGGGGTGGTTGATTTCGAAGGCCACGTCCCCGGCCTGGACCACGCCCTTGGCCGAGCCGATGACACCGGCCCCGGAGCGGCGAACCTCCACGGTAGCCGTTTCACCGATGTGGTCCTGATAGCCCTCAATCGTGACGAAGTCGCGGTCGGGAAAGACGACGAGGTTGTCAGGAAAATTGGGAACCGCTGCGCTGGCCGCGGGAATGGCGAAAAGAGAAGTGGCACAAATGACGGTTGAGACAGTGGCGATGATTCCGGTCCGGGCATTGCGGGGGACGCGGAAGCGGGGTTCTCCTGGTTCGTGTTTTGCAGTTTGCATGATGGCCTCATCGATCCGGGATGCGTGAGAAGGTCACGCCCGAAGTCAGGATCAGTCGCCAGCCTTGGAGAAATACTGTTCGCCCTGCGCCGTAGCCGGCCTGGCCGCGCCCTGGCTTCTCCCGAACTCCGAAAACCGCACGGGAAGTTCCGATGTGGTCCCTCACCAGCAGAAGCGCCGACTCCGGGCAGGGGGCGGACTCCCAAGGTTTAGTCCAAGGTCCGGAACGCAGGCCTAGGCAATCTCCAAGGTGGGAACTGCGGCGTCGGCTGCATACGGCCCTCCCGGCCGGGAGGCGGATGCCGGAGTGCCGGGACCTGGCCGGCCCCGCACTGCTTGGCAGCGGTACGCCCAGTGAGCCAGACGCTTTTGCGCCAAAGCGGGACCCGTGGGCGGGTACAAAAAAACACCCTGGAATCCTTGGATTCCAGGGTGTTTCCTGTTGTGCGCGGAGGGGGACTTGAACCCCCACCCCCTTTCGAGGACTAGCACCTCAAGCTAGCGCGTCTGCCATTCCGCCACCCGCGCAGGTGGTAATTCGGAGAGGATTACCGCCTTTCAGCGTTTCGCTTTTCTCCGAAGCAGCGAGAAAGACTCTAGCATGAAGTTTCCGGAAACAAATAATCGGGGCTTGTGGGTAGGCTGAAGCCAGCAATCAGCCCCCGCCACAAGGAGTGCCCCATGACTGAAATCCGGCCCGAGGACGAAGTTGTTCGGATCTGCCAGGAACTCATCCGGATCGACACCTCCAACTACGGCGACGGAACAGGTCCGGGGGAGCGCGCGGCGGCTGAATACACCGCAGGGCTGATGACCGAGGTAGGGCTGGAGGCCGAAATCTTCGAGTCCGCTCCCGGCCGCGCCAGCGTGGTGACGAGGATGGCGGGGGAGGACTCATCCGCCAGCGCCCTCGTGGTGCACGGGCACCTGGACGTGGTTCCGGCGCTTCGTGACCAGTGGTCCGTTGACCCCTTCGGCGCCGAACTCAAGGATGGCCTGATCTGGGGCCGCGGCGCCGTCGACATGAAGGACATGGACGCCATGATCCTTGCGGTGCTGCGCAGCTTCGCCCGCACCGGCCGCAAGCCCAAGCGGGACCTGATCTTCGCGTTCTTCGCCGACGAGGAAGCCGGCGGCAAATACGGTGCCCACTACGCCGTTGACAAGCGGCCGGACATCTTCACGGGCGCCACTGAGGCCATCTCCGAAGTCGGCGGCTTTTCTGCCACCATCGGCGGCCAGCGCACCTACCTGCTGCAGACCGCCGAGAAGGGCCTCTCCTGGCTCCGCCTCGTGGCCCACGGCCGAGCCGGCCATGGCTCGCAGATCAACACGGACAACGCCGTGACCCGGCTCGCCGGCGCCGTCTCACGGATCGGCGAATACCAGTGGCCCGTGGAACTGACCCCCACTACCCGGCAGTTCCTGGACGGCGTGACTGAACTCACAGGCGTGGAGTTCGACCCCGATGACCCGGACAAGATCCTGAAGGAACTCGGCACTGTCGCCCGCTTCGTCGGCGCGACACTGCAAAACACGACCAACCCCACCCTGCTCAAAGGCGGCTACAAGCACAACGTGATCCCCGAATCGGCCGAGGCCCTCGTGGACTGCCGGACCCTGCCGGGCCAGGAACAGCAGGTCCTCGAAATCGTCCGCGAACTGGCCGGGACCGGCGTCGACGTCAGCTACGTCCACAACGACGTCTCCCTGGAGGTCCCGTTTGCCGGCAACCTCGTCGACTCGATGATCGATGCCCTGCACTCCGAGGACCCCGGCGCCAAGGTCCTGCCCTACACGCTCTCCGGCGGCACCGACAATAAGGCCCTGAGCCGGCTCGGCATCACCGGCTACGGCTTCGCCCCGCTCCAGCTGCCGGACGACCTCGACTTCACCGGAATGTTCCACGGCGTCGACGAGCGCGTCCCCGCCGAGTCCCTGAAGTTCGGCGCCCGGGTGCTGGACACGCTGCTGACCAACTACTGACCGCTGGGCTTCAAGCACCGAGCGCCGGAAGGCCACAATGAACCCTGCCGACATCCTGCCCGACTCCCTGCTGGACCGGATCCGGAGCCGCGCCGCAGGCTACGACCGCGAGAATGCGTTCTTCCAGGAGGACCTGGAGGAGCTCGCCGCGGCGGGCTACCTGAAGATCTTTGTTCCGGTCTCCGACGGCGGGCTGGGACTGGGACTCGCGGCGGCGGCACAACTCCAGCGCCGGCTTGCAACGGCGGCCCCTGCCACGGCACTGGCGATCAACATGCACCTGGTCTGGACCGGCGTGGCGCACGTCCTCGCGGCCCGGGGGGATTCCTCCCTTGAGTTCGTCCTCCGGGAAGCGGCGCAGGGCGAGATCTTCGCCTTCGGAAACTCCGAAGCGGGCAACGACTCGGTGCTGTTCGACTCCCGCACCGCAGCAATCCCGCAAGCGGATGGCGGCTACTCCTTCACCGGCCGCAAGATCTTCACGAGCCTCTCGCCGGCCTGGACCCGGCTCGGAATCTTTGGCAAGGACGCGGCAGCCCGGGACGGCGAAGGGGAACTGGTCCACGGCTTCATCACGAGGGACACGCCCGGCTACGAGATCCTGGACGACTGGGACACCCTGGGCATGCGGGCCAGCCAGTCCAACACCACGGTGCTGGACGGCGCCGTCGTCCCGGCGGACCGGATCTTCCGGAAGCTGCCGGTCGGCCCCAACGCGGATCCGCTGATCTTTGCGATTTTCGCCTGCTTCGAGACACTGCTCGCCGCCGTCTACACCGGCATCGGCGAACGTGCGCTCCTGCTCGGCGTCGAGGCGGTCAAGCGCCGGACCTCGCTCAAGAACGGCGGGCGCAGTTACGCCCAGGACCCGGACATCCGCTGGAAAGTGGCCGAGGCGGCGATGGCCATGGACGCGCTGTATCCGCAGCTGTCGCGGGTAGCCGCGGATGTGGACGAACTCGCCGAGCACGGCAGCCAGTGGTTCCCGCAGTTGGTGGGAGTCAAGGTACGGGCAACGGAAACGGCGCGCACCGTGGTGGACCTGGCCATCCGGGTCTCCGGCGGTTCAAGCTACTTCCGCGGTTCAGAACTCGAGCGGCTGTACCGTGACGTGCTGGCAGGCATGTTCCACCCCTCCGACGACGAGTCGGCGCACAACACGGTGGCGAACGCCTGGCTGGGACCGCTGGAAACGGTGTAGCAGGGGCCGGGCGACGCCCGGAAATATCAGACGGTCCGCTGGACGGACATATCAGACGGTCCGCTGGACGGACATATCAGACGGTCCGCTGGACCTGGACGACCTTGCGCCGCAGCCAGAAGCGCCGTCCGCCGCCCAGATAAAGGACGCTGCGCTCCAGTTCCCACTTGCCGTACTCGGAATGCTCCACGAGGCGGCGTCGTGCTTCGACAAGGGAATCTTCAGGACTTACCGTCAGTACGAGGTACTCGTACTGCCTCAGGTAGTCCCGTTCCCGCCGGACCGAACTGCTCAGAAAATGTTCCTTCATTGCTCTCCATTTTCGTCTTTTTGCCGCTAACGTGAAGTCATGAGCATCGATCCGCGTGTCGCGCTTCAGTCCCTGACCGCCGCCTTGGAGGAACACCTGGCTGCCGCTGCGGCGCGCCGGGGCGATGGGGACCCCGCGGTCGAGGCGGCGTTCTTTGCCGTTGCTGACGCCTTTGAAGTCTATGACGATTCACTCTACGAAGCGTATGGCGAAGTTACTCCGCTTGAGGTGATCGACGACGACGGCGACGAGGACGATGAGGAAGACGTCGACGACGAGGAAGACCTCGAAATCCTTCAGGACTAGTCCCGGACGAGGTCCGTGCACCTGCAGTTCTGATATTCCGGTGTCCCGCGCGGTGTGCTCAGGCCGGGTTGGAAACGTCTTCCAGCGCCTGGGCGATCTCCGGCGGCAAGGGTGCCAGCGTTGAGTCCAGGGCTTCCTTGAGCTGCACTGTGGTGCGAGCCCCCAAGATCGCGGCGGCAACTCCATGCTGGGACAGGAGCCAGCTGAGGGAGACGTCCAGGGCCG
Encoded here:
- a CDS encoding fibronectin type III domain-containing protein gives rise to the protein MQTAKHEPGEPRFRVPRNARTGIIATVSTVICATSLFAIPAASAAVPNFPDNLVVFPDRDFVTIEGYQDHIGETATVEVRRSGAGVIGSAKGVVQAGDVAFEINHPGGYCWGAGTGLNVTPDIRPGDTVSIKFGATDGGETKVQDLYVTGDSVRNGNTLTVKGHIGSGVNRAQLEQRIIEPALKDTAVGRRDVRALPGPLTPAPRGGYQSSLEFDTDGSETFTATYVFDNAAAAEIADSAGGERAMSWEAEDSDANRQGLTIAEFGEAGGPGMGGCPNGPLQSGPAGPTDVLAAKVPGGLKLTWTPAKAVPGTPAITGYRATAVAQTVHSNEQMEIGKRITGQSAAGTTITGLDANESYDVYVVAESSTGPTFPAIHAIPQTDMTPPTVTASSNGGTFSKAQKVTLTANEAGSDIYYTTDGTDPFIAGGTTDAATRYTAPLDVATTTTLTFAAIDPSGNVSESTTATFTITDDPVPSAPAFSGVPTAGLATASLSWTAPDPGSPELSITGYTVQAYSADGAAFGAPKTVAGDVTNLSYDGLTVDGAYYFTVNATNKYGTGLDSAKSETVTIQGAVVANAGTDQTVARRTTATTVTLDGSKSTVAGATYTWEQVLAGPTDPDKVTLTGGTTLTPTFVLPLYNYPMTNKPLMFRLTVTAGTTVRSDEVKVSPAPDKVTIALAQWKTGDLRVEGTGTVVGSIVSVRAGGPGGRVLGQVAVTAAAPPAIGGVWSLRLRNAAAGTSNPGTLWIESTVGGAAGPTLTVNK
- a CDS encoding M20/M25/M40 family metallo-hydrolase; amino-acid sequence: MTEIRPEDEVVRICQELIRIDTSNYGDGTGPGERAAAEYTAGLMTEVGLEAEIFESAPGRASVVTRMAGEDSSASALVVHGHLDVVPALRDQWSVDPFGAELKDGLIWGRGAVDMKDMDAMILAVLRSFARTGRKPKRDLIFAFFADEEAGGKYGAHYAVDKRPDIFTGATEAISEVGGFSATIGGQRTYLLQTAEKGLSWLRLVAHGRAGHGSQINTDNAVTRLAGAVSRIGEYQWPVELTPTTRQFLDGVTELTGVEFDPDDPDKILKELGTVARFVGATLQNTTNPTLLKGGYKHNVIPESAEALVDCRTLPGQEQQVLEIVRELAGTGVDVSYVHNDVSLEVPFAGNLVDSMIDALHSEDPGAKVLPYTLSGGTDNKALSRLGITGYGFAPLQLPDDLDFTGMFHGVDERVPAESLKFGARVLDTLLTNY
- a CDS encoding acyl-CoA dehydrogenase family protein codes for the protein MNPADILPDSLLDRIRSRAAGYDRENAFFQEDLEELAAAGYLKIFVPVSDGGLGLGLAAAAQLQRRLATAAPATALAINMHLVWTGVAHVLAARGDSSLEFVLREAAQGEIFAFGNSEAGNDSVLFDSRTAAIPQADGGYSFTGRKIFTSLSPAWTRLGIFGKDAAARDGEGELVHGFITRDTPGYEILDDWDTLGMRASQSNTTVLDGAVVPADRIFRKLPVGPNADPLIFAIFACFETLLAAVYTGIGERALLLGVEAVKRRTSLKNGGRSYAQDPDIRWKVAEAAMAMDALYPQLSRVAADVDELAEHGSQWFPQLVGVKVRATETARTVVDLAIRVSGGSSYFRGSELERLYRDVLAGMFHPSDDESAHNTVANAWLGPLETV
- a CDS encoding DUF5703 family protein, with product MKEHFLSSSVRRERDYLRQYEYLVLTVSPEDSLVEARRRLVEHSEYGKWELERSVLYLGGGRRFWLRRKVVQVQRTV